DNA sequence from the Merismopedia glauca CCAP 1448/3 genome:
GAGCAAGCAACGGAAACATACCCCTGAACAGGAGGATTTTTCACGTCTACCACCGCTCTATGAAAAAATTACTACAGAAACAGAAACCCCTGAAGAACTACGGCATCGTCTATATATGGATAAAGCCAAGTTCTTCAGCAGCGTGACGGGGTTACTTTTAGTTTTTTTCGTACTAGTTGCAATTATTTTCTGGCACGACGATCCCGATTTGAGAAAAGCCGCACAAGTCATGCTACAAACATTGGCAGCAGGTTTTATTGGTTATTTGGTTAAACGGTAAAACTTAATACACCAATTAGTTGAAACAGTCTTAAATTTGCTTGATTAGAACTAAATTACGATGAACAATCTTGATAACCAGGTTTATCCAGTCATTTGGGAAACTGACAAAGTTCTCCTCATCGATCAAAACCGCCTTCCGAATGAGTATGGTTATGTAGAAATTAGCTGCTATCAAGACATGGCGCAAGCCATCACAACCATGATTGTCAGAGGTGCGCCAGCGATTGGTGTGGCGGCGGCTTATGGAGTTTATCTGGGAGCTAGAGAAATTCAAACCGATCGCAGAGACGAATTTATTCTTAAATTAGAAGAAGTAGCTCATTTATTGAGTCAAACTCGCCCTACAGCCGTGAATTTGTTTTGGGCGATCGCCCGTATGCTCAAAACCGCTAAGCAAACCATCGGCTCTGTAGAATACATCAAAACTGCATTACTGGAAACGGCTCAAGCTATTCAAAGAGAAGATTTAGAAACCTGTCTGGCGATAGGAGAGCATGGTTTAGCAGGTTTACCCGCACAGCCAGAAAAACTGTGTTTGCTTACCCACTGCAATGCAGGAGCCTTAGCTACTGCTGGATATGGTACAGCTTTAGGAGTGGTGCGATCGGCTTGGCGTAATGGGCGTTTGGCGAGACTTTATGCTGGTGAAACCCGTCCCCGCTTACAGGGAGCTAGACTCACCGCTTGGGAATGCGTTCAAGAGGGGATTCCAGTCACTTTAATTACTGATAGCATGGCGGCTCACTCCATGAAACAGGGTTTAATCGATGCTGTAGTGGTAGGAGCAGATCGGATTGCGGCGAATGGAGATACGGCTAATAAAATAGGGACTTATAGCTTGGCTTTACTGGCTAAAGCACATAATATTCCTTTTTTTGTAGCTGCGCCTCTTTCTACCATCGATTGGCAACTAGCTACAGGAGAAAATATTCCCATTGAAGAACGCCACCCCAGTGAAATTTATCAAGTTGGGGAAACAATTATTTGCCCCCCAGGAGTTGAGTTTTACAATCCAGCCTTTGATGTGACTCCGGCTGAGTTAATTACAGCCATTATTACCGAAAAAGGAGCGATCGCCCCTAGCGCTTTAAGTAAACTTTCCGTATAAAAATATACATAAAAATTCTCTAAAATTCTCTTAAACCCTCTACAAAGACTGCTAAGATTTATGGCTTCTGGTGAGTTACTTGAAATCCCCTGGGGTTAATGTGACTTTTTTAAAGAGGAGAAAATCAAATGACAGTATTACCAAATCGAAGGGCTGCTAGTGGATTTATTAAAGATTTTCAAGAATTTGCGTTGAAGGGAAACGTTTTAGACTTAGCAGTTGGCGTAGTCATTGGTGCTGCTTTTGGTAAGATTGTTTCGGCTTTTACTGATGGCATCGTTATGCCCTTGTTGAACCCAATTCTAGCGGCTACAGGCGCAGATTGGCGCAGTTGGATTATTCAAACAGGAACAGTTGTTAAAGATGGGCAAACTGTACCTGTAGGTTTAGAAATCGGGCAATTTTTAGCCTCAGTACTCGATTTTATGATTGTAGCTTTAGCTTTATATATTGCGATTCGGGCTATAGCCAAAATGAAACGTCAAGAAGCAGTTGCACCCCCAGAACCGGATGAAAAACAGTGCCCTTACTGCTTTGAAAACGTACCCATAGCCGCTACCCGTTGTCGCGCTTGTACTTCAGATCTATCTGTAGGTAGCCCCTTAATGTAGCAGCGAAGATACAGAGACAGGGCAATTGGTAGGTTGGGTTCAGGGTACGAAACCCAACAGCCCTACATTACGCAGGAGCGATCGCCAGTTGTATGATTAAAAATGTGGATTTGCACCACATTTTTTTGTGTCCCCCTTGTCTCTCTTCTTCCCTCTTCCCCCTTCCTTCTATGACTACAGCTACTCTCAACACTTCAGGAATCGCCTCTCGCGCCGTTAACTTCTTATTAGGAATTAAACCTTTAGCGAACTTTGCCAAAAATCGAGCTAGGCAAATGATGATCGATCGCGGCGAAAAAATTGGGGTTCCTTGGCGCAAACAAGTAGAATATTTCCAGTCGCTTAATTGGGAAGAGTCTTTACATAACGTCGAAAATCCGAATTTAGTTTATCCAGAATATTACCTGTGTTCGTTTCATGCTTATGAGAAAGGTAATTTAAGCTGGGAAGCTGCTTGGGAAGTAGAAGTAGCCGCCAAAGCCGTTCATGCTGGAATGTACCCAGAAGCTAAATCTCAAGGAGATGCTAAGCTGAGGCAGAGCCACTACGATCTAGTCACGGAGCAAATTACAGATCCTCCTCAAGATATTTTAGATATCGGCTGTAGCGTTGGGATGAGTTGTTTCGCACTTCAAGAAATTTATCCTGATGCCAAAATAACTGGCGTAGATTTATCTCCTTATTACCTAGCCGTAGCCGATTATCAGGGAAAACAGCAAAATCAACCGATTAAATGGGTACACGCTGCCGGAGAATCTACCGGATTGCCAGATGCCTCGTTCGATTTGGTGTCTTTGTTCTTAATTTGCCACGAATTGCCCCAATCAGCCACCAGAGAGATTTTCCACGAAGCTAAACGTCTGTTGCGATCGCAGGGACATTTGACAATTATGGATATGAACCCCAAATCTGAAGTTTATGCCAAGATGCCCCCATATATCTTGACTTTACTGAAAAGTACCGAGCCTTATTTAGATGAATACTTTACCCTAGATATCGAGCAAGCCTTGATGGATGCAGGTTTTGCACGCCCAACTATTACTATTAACACTCCTCGTCATCGCACCATTGTGGCAAAAGTTCAGTAGATTTATTTACGCCAGTGATACCAAATAGCCACCCAGTAGGGGTACTCCTCATCCCTAATCCCCAATCCCCAATCCCCAATCCCTCAAGAGTACATCCAATTTATCACTAGCAACTTGAGTTACTATGTAAATGCCAGCAATGCAGATGTAAATTAGACGCTTGAGCAGCGATCGCCCCTACATAACCTACTGCGGGGGCGAGATTTTGTAAATCCCAATCCCGATCGGTCAATACAGAGTTATGAATTTGGCGAATCTGCGCTTCTGGAGTTAGCGAAACCTCAATTTGGTCTAAACCCCCTCCAATTCCATCACCACAAGCTTTCAAATAAGCTTCCTTGCGAGTCCAACACCGGAAAAAGGCTGAGGTTCTTTCGGCTGGGGGGAGCGATCGCAATTCATCATACTCCCACTTGGTAAAAAAACGGGCGGCGATTGGCTCTAAATCGGGTGTAGAACGCAAATATTCCACGTCAATTCCCACAGGATGACTCAAACAAAAGGCGTAAACTACTAATTCTTCTGAATGAGACAAATTAAATTGTAAATGGCGATCGCCTGCGAGTTCTGGTTTTCCTCGTTGAAGATAGCTAAATTCGATCTCTTTGGGGCTAACTGCTAGATAATCTGCCAATAAGTGTCTCAAAAGTCCTCGTGCGACGATAAACCGCCTTTGGTGGTGAGGAAAATGAAACCGACTAGCGCGATCGCGTTCATCTTTCGATAAACTAGCTGCTAGTTGCTCTACCTCAGATACAGAACGCTGTAAACTAGCACACCAAATATGAATTGCATCCACTGACAGAATAGGTGATTCGGATCGCGGTTTCCAGAGAATATGAGGAGAGTCCACCAATTTTTGCGCTCCTGAACAGCAATTTTTCTATTAAACCTTATTTTTTGAAACTTACAAGCAAAGATTGCATCTCACTTAAATGCTCTCGTCAACTTACTATTTTCCTTAGTATTACTGTTATTTGGAAAATGGACTTATAGCATTGCCAGTAAATTTCCGTATTTTCACGATTCCATATAACTATAATCTTAGATTACTTTAAGTATTAAGTAATATTCTAAATTCAATCATCTTATAAGTTCCGAGTAAATACCGATGTTAAGCCTATATATATAGTTAAAAATTAAGTTATTGGGTGGCTAAATTGTAGCGATAAATTAGGGATTGTAACTATTAATATGGATATAAAAATAACAACTAATTGGATGCGTCTTATTCTGATGCGTCACTCTGGTGAAAAAGGTTTTGCTCTACCTATGGCAATGGGAATGGGGTTATTTTTACTCCTCATTGGTATGATGATGATGTATAGATCCCAGGGCGATCGCGTTAGTGCCTCCACGCAAAAAGCCACTAGCCAAGGTTTGAGTGCAGCCGAAACAGGAGTCAGCCGCTATCAGTATTTGCTTAATAGTAATCGAGCGATCACTACTTACCCTAATACCAGTTGGACAAGTGCCCCTGGACTTAGCTCTTGTAGTGGAGGTAACACTACTACTGTTACCAGTTACTCAAGTACAGCTTGGCAAGATGTAGATCCTATCGTTTCTGGCGATTCTAACTTGCTCAAAGAGGAAAAACGCAGCAAGGGACAATATAAATTAATCAGCTATACTTACCAACCGACTACAGGTACTACAGCTACCGCTCCAGGAACTAGTACTCTAGTAGTACAAGGTCGAGTTAATCAAAACACTCAAAACGGTGATGGCTCATCAGCCACTAAAGATATTGGCACATCCACTACTCAAATAGAAGTCAAGATCCCGATTCAAGTAGGAGATCTTAGTAATACTCCCATCCCAGGATTGTGGTTGACCACTGGTGCAACAGGCAACAACACAATTGATGCTGATGTTTTACTTAATGATTGTGGTGCCAGTCTTAGCGGCGTGACCGTTACTACTGGCAGAACTAAAAATTATACTTCCTTAAGTTTTCCATCTCTGCCCACCAAACCAACTTTTATTACTAGTCCTAAGAGTCATGTTTTAGGAACAATTAATTCAACCACTGTAATGGGCAATTTAGGAGCCACAGGTAATCCTCATAAGACTCTAACTTTACCTAGAACTGGAGACACCGCAAATTCCTCTGGAGTTTATGAATATTCAGTCACTAGTATGGATATTCCCAATAACTCAAAGTTAGTAATTACTCCGGGACAAAAAGTCAAGATCTATTTAGATGGTGGCATCACTAAAGGAAGCCAGATTCTTCATGATTGCAGTACTGCTGGCACTGGTGTAACTTGCAAACCAACTGATTTCCAAATTTTCGGCTATGGAGCTTCTGGGACGGAAATTTGTACTAATGGAAATAATAAGATTGAAGCCTTCATTTTTGCTCCTAACTACACAGTCGGAGCGGCTGGTACAGGGGGTAGTACTGGTGGATTTAAAGGCTCGGTTTGGGCAAAAAGCTGGAGCAATGGAAGTAGCTGTGGCTCTAATACTTCTAACACCACTGTCCAACAAAATGCTACTTGGACTGAGATTGGTTTAACACCCAGTAATTTACCCCCAAAACTTGGAAATATCAGTACATGGCAACGCCAAGAGGTTCCCTAAATGTTTAAACTCAAAAATTTGCCCAAAGATCGAGGTTTCAGCATGGTTGAAGTGCTAGTAAGCATTCTAGTCACGACACTTTTTGTAACTATGACCATGCAAGCGGTAGTGATTGCAACTCTATTTCGAGTCAAATCGCAAGAATCTGCTGAGGCAACTAATTGGATTGAAGAAGATCTAGAACAATTAAAGTATCAAGCAAATAGTTTGGAATTTCCCAAAACTACACTAGCAGCTAATGCTGACGCAGGAGCCACTTCAGTTAGTATATCTACTCCTAGTAATACAGCTAATTTTTCCACTAATGATAAAGTAAAAATTGGTACAGATACTACTGCTTATAAAATTACTAACGTAACTGGTTCGGGCACAAGCAGAACATTAACTATCACACCAGCTTTGACCACCACTCAAACTTCAAGCACAACAGTAAGTTCACTGAAAATGTGTAGTGCAACTTCGTCAACCAGTGGTTTGGCTCAAGAATTAAACAGTAACCTTTCGGCTCTTTCATCTTCTACCAAAAATATTAAAGGTAAGGGCTTTACCTTAACTAGAACGACTACGGTTTCTAGTGATGCTCCTTATAATGTTTTGAAAGTTAGTTATAAGGTTGCACCAACTTCTACCTCAGAATCTTCTGTTTCTGTAGCCAAGTTCTATTTAGAGGTAATACCAAATGTGGCTTTTCAATGTCCGTGACAACGATCGCGGTTTTACTTTATTAGAAATGATAGTTGTAGTGCTGTTAATCGGCATTATAAGCGCGATCGCGACCCCTAGTATCTTAAGTTCATTGGAGAGAAATAAACTAGACACTGCCCTCAATTATTTGCGAGGCTCGTTAGAAGAATCTCAAAGAGAAGCAATGCGTAAGAGTAGATCTTGCCCTGTAACTATCAATCCTACCAACAGAACAATTACTGGCGATTGCTTAATTACAGGAAGTCGCACTTTAGATAGTGGCATTACCATTTTACCTAATAGTAATACTACGATTACTTTTTCTTTTAAAGGAAATACAACTAATAATGCAACTATAGTTCTTTATATGTCTGGTAATGCTAACAGTCAAGAAAAAAGATGCTTAGCAATATCTGAGGGTGTCGGTATCCTCAGAACTGGTATCTATAGCGGCTCTACTAGTTTTATTAATGAAAGCAATTGCAGCGCTAAATTGTAAGTAAACGGAAATATAGATGATGAAAAAGTATATTTGTGAAAGCTTAAAACCTCCAAAAAACCACAGAAGTTCTGCTGGTTTTACACTCCTAGAGTTAGTAATAGCAGCATCACTAACATTAATTTCGATGACGGTTGCTGGATCTGGTTTATTCTTCTTGACTCAAAACAACAAAGTAGCTAAATCAGAAACAGAAAGGCGAGTTGAACTTAACCGCGCCACTGACTTTATCGCTGACGAAATTAGGCAAGCTCAACCTACTACTTCAGTTAAACCTATTGATACTAATGCATCAGCCAATTTATCTACAGCAGCACCCACATTTAACTCTACAGGAAAAACACCTGTTCTCGTACTAAAAATACCTAATGTTTCCGAGCGAGTCATTTACTATGTAGCAGCTAAACCAACAGGTTCACCTTGGTTTGGACCTAACATAGTTTATCGCTGGGGACCTTCATTGGGTCCTAATGGTCAGTATACAAATGCTACTAGTCCTGCTAGCTGGAGTGATACCACCACCCTAAAACATGGCAAACCGTTAGTTGATTCAATTGTTAACACTGCACCCAGTACAACTCCTGCTTGTCCAAGCGGTTGGACCCTTAATCCGCCTAGCGGTAGCGTTACAGGTTTTTATGCTTGTGTAGACTCAACTGGTAAAATTGCCAGTTTTAACTTGCGCGGTACGCAGACTGATGCTTACACTACTTCTCTCACGCCTTATGAAGTGAGTTCCAAAGCTTTTGCTAGAAATGAACTGACTGCTACCACTACCACTACCACTACCCCTACGTTTACTACTAGTGCAGGTGAGGTAACTATCAATCAGCCGTCAACTGCCACATTTAAAGTTTTAGGGGGAGATATTCGCTGTGGAACTGGATATGCAGCAATTCCTACAAGAGCCACAATCAAAGTAACTGGTCAGAGTGATACTGTAATTAATAATACTAATCCTGCTTCGCCACCGGCTAGTGTTACCTTACCACCCCTAACCGCAGCCACTAAGGTAACAGTTTCAGCCCAAATGATTCCCGGTTCTTCTCAAAATAGCTGTGGACTTGCTACGACTAGTTACAACTCTAAAACTCATAATGGTACGTATGTCTACGCTTTAAAAAATGGCGAATCGGCACCCAATCGTCCTGCTTTTGGTGGTGGAACGTCAATGGATACTATTTTAGGTCCCTACATTGATACCACCAATAGAAAAATCAAGGGATTGGCTGACAACCAAGTAATTTACTTGTTTGAGCTTTATACTACTTCAGGTGATGCCTACGATTTACAAGACATGGTAGTGTTAGCAACGATCGCACCAAGCTGATATGTGGTAATAGTAGCAACCACGCCAGGGGTTTAAAACCCTTGGCTAATAGCGAAAGTCATCTCAAGATGACGAGTAAAAATTTTTAGAGTTGAGTTTGTCTACTTCGAGAGTTATTTTAGTTTGCCAAAATCGTACCTGTCGTCGTCAGGGAAGCGCTAAAGTGTTAGCCGCTTTGCAAGCATATGCGATCGCCAATCTTACTGTTAAACCCACTGGTTGTCTAGGACACTGTGGCAATGGTCCAATGGTTGTCATACTACCTGAAGAAATTTGGTATTCTGGCGTTCAGCCTGCGGAAGTTCCTATCTTAATCAAGAAAGCTGGCGGTTAAAACCGCAGCTACAGAATCATAGGTGCAGCCTTCTTGCAGGGTATGCGGAAAATCTCGGTTTTTTGAACCCGCTTAGGCGGGTTTTATCTTTAGAACCACGATACTTCTTACTTCTTACTCTTTACTCAACTTGATCGGGCTTGAGTTTTGCAAGAGGTCTAATGTTATTTATTACTTAATTTCCCCTTCCACCGATTCCAAATACTCTACAAACGGAACAGCGACTAATTCTCCTGAAGCTTCCCCTACCTGAACTTGTAAACCCGCACCCCCAGCTTTAGTACGGATATAGGCTAACCCGAAATGTCCAGTTTCGGTTTGGGTGTAACTGGTAAGTTTGCCAATTTTTTCACTACCTAACATCACCGCAGTTCCAGCAACTACAGGTGCATTCAAACGCACCCCCCAAAGTTGGAGTTTTACCCCTTTGTAAGTATTTAGCCTAGCGATTGTTTCTTGTCCAATGTAGCAACCCTTCTCAAAAGAAATGGTTTGCCACAAACCAGCTTCTAGAGGGTTATACTCTTCCGTGAGTTCTGCACCTGGTACGGGACGACCTTGTTCGATTCGCAACTGTTCCCAAACGCGATCGCCCAAGGGAACTGCCCCTAATTTGACCAATTCTTGCCATAAACTCCCTGCTTGGCTAGCTTCAACGATTAAAGTATATCCTTTACTTACCAATCCACTCCCAACGGCGATTCTCACTTCTAAATCTCCAAAATTATAGAGTTGGTGAGTGGCGTAGGGTCGATCGATTAGCGCTTCGCAGCCGATTTGTCGGATCAGAGAATCACTTTGGGGACCAATTAGGCTAAAAGTAGCTGTAGTTGAGGTGATGTCTTGTAACTTTACCTTGTCTGCAAAAAAGATATACCTGTCCATCCACCCTATGAGTTTTTGACAAGTTTGGGGAGAAACCAGCAGTAAAACCGCATCTTCCAGTACATATGCAGTGACTAAATCGATAGTTCTAGCGGTAGGGGTGACAAATACCGTATCGCTACCTTCTCCTGGGTGTAACTTTTGGAAATCATTAGTAGTTTGGTTGTGCAAAAACCGGAGGCGATCGCCATCACTAACTAATATTCTGCCCCAATGAGAGCGATCGCAGATAGCCACACCTTCTCTAACTGCTTGCTTGGCGATCGCATCGTTCCTAAAACTCACTGGAATAGAGCTTAATTCTGCAAATTCAGCCCCCAAACCAGATTGAAGCTGCTTTAATTCCTCGATCATATTTTTTAATATCTATAGATTTTTAGGACTTACGCAGATTGCCAAATTTTACACTATCTATAGAATCGATTATCAGTTAAAGCTTTTTGACGAACCACAAAGTTCTTTGTTGTCAAAAGTAGAACTACTGCAAACTAGTTTTGGATGGGAAACTTTAGCTTTAGTCAAGTCAACTTGACGCAAATCTACACCTGTCAAATCTGCTTGTTGTAGATTGGTATCTTCTAAATCTGCTCTAGATAAGATGGCTTTGTGCAGACAAGCTCTATATAAATTAGCCCCTTTCAGTTTGGCACCTGTAAGGTTAGCTTGAGTCAGATTTGCACCCGTCAAATTAGCTCCTCTCAGGTCAGCATATCGCAGATCGGCATTAGTTAAGTTAGCCTCAGTCAAGTTAGCATCTAATAAATTGGCTAAGCGCAACTCAGCTTGTGCTAAAAAAGCTTTGTGAAAGTCAGCTTGATTAGCCTGAAGACAAATAGAGTTAGTTTGACTGAGATTAGTCTCCATCAGATTTGCTTTCTGGAGATTTGTTCTCCATAGATTTGCTCCTGTCAGGTTGCTTTGGTAAAGATTTGCACCATGTAAGTTAGAAGCAACCAGAATTGCTCTTTCTAAGCTAGATTGGATTAAATGGATTTCATTTAAGCGTATTTCGCTCAAATTGACTTTGGTTAAGCGAATTTGAAAAAAGTTACGCTCTCCTTTGTCATATAGTTTCAAAAACTCTTGTAATTCCATAAAAGTTTAATAATATTTGTTTTTGATAGATCGAGTTGATTAGTATCGATAGCCTAGTTTGCGATCGCCAACAGGCTACCTGATAGCATTAGCTGTAAATTATTGTAACAAATATTAATGTTTAGTTACAAAAAGCCTAGCTGAAGATTGAAATTAATCTGACGAAAAAACTAGCAATAATGCGTGACAGCTTAACTCAACTTACGGCATATGGGGGCAGCATTATTTAGACTCGAATAAGCTAATTCTCTTCCTGAAGATGCAGATCTAATTGAAGTTAGAGAGCCTATCATGGCTATTTATGGTAGGAAATTTTCCAAGTAAATTAAATTCATGAGCAACAATCGAGGCTCCGATCGCCCTCCAAAGCGACATTTAGGCGATCGCTCTAGCACTAAATCACCTCATGCAAAGTGGTGGGTAATGCTGGGTGTTGGGCTAGGGGTCTTAATGTTTACCGTAGACACCAGTATTGTTAACATAGCTCTACCAACTTTAGTCAAAGAATTTCAAACCAGTTTCGCCACAATTCAATGGGTAGTATTGAGTTATTTGCTGGTAGTTACCGCCTTAGTTTTGGGTGCTGCTCGGCTAGGAGATATTTTCGGCAAAAAGAAGCTCTATTTGGGTGGATTAGTCTTATTTACCATCAGTTCTCTCCTCTGTGGATTAGCACCAAATGTGGGTTGGCTGATTGCTTTTCGGGCGCTTCAAGGGGTTGGTGCAGTAACGATTTCAGGATTGGGAGCAGCCATCATCACAGAGGTATTTCCGGTTTCTGAGCGGGGTCGAGCCTTGGGTATCATTGGAGCAGTAGTATCTTTAGGAATTGCGTCAGGACCGAGTATAGGTGGGTTTTTGATTGGATTATCGGGGTGGGAAAGCATCTTTTTTGTTAATGTCCCACTGGGAATTTTTGCTACTTTAGTAGTTATATTCAATGTCCCTGATGATGCGAAAAGTGGTAGAGGACAAACATTTGACTGGTTAGGAACGATCTTGATTACAGGAATCTTGATCGCCTTTGCTTTAGGGATGACTTACGGACAAGAACGAGGTTTTTTAGATCCTTTAGTAGTGGGGTTACAGGCGATCGCTTTGGTGGGTTTACTTCTGTTTCTGTGGCTAGAATCTCGTATTTCCCAACCCCTGCTGGATTTAAAACTATTTCGCAATCAACAGTTTAGCTTCAGCTTGCTCACGGGATTCATTGTTTTTATCACCATTGCAGGAACGATTTTTGTAATTCCCTTTTTCCTAGAATTGGTGCTGCACTATCCTACCCAACACGTAGGACTCTTGTTGGCAGTTTCCCCAGTGATCGGAGGTATAGTAGCTCCTTTATCAGGAAACCTTTCAGATCGCTTTGGAACGAAGCTGGTCAGTTTAATCGGGTTAATTTTGATGATTTTAGGCTGTTTATCTATTAGCACTTTTAACAGCCACATGACTGACTTAGATTACATCTTGGGGGTTACTCCTTTTGGAATTGGGTTTGGGATGTTCCAATCGCCCAATAACAGCGCTATTCTAGGGGCTGTAGCGCCTCAAAGGTTGGGCATTGCTTCGGGTTTACTATCTTTATCTCGCACCCTCGGACAAACTGCTGGAGTACCTCTGATGGGGGCGTTATTTGCCTTTCTGACCTTAAGGCACGGTGGCGATAACAACGTGACTCAAGCCTCGTCTGAAGCTTTAGTGATGGGCGTACAAGGCACATTTCAAGCGGCTGCCGCTATGTTATCTTTGGCGGTGGTTGTGGTACTGATTCGCTGGCGAATCCCCCAAGAGCGCTAAGCTGCGTTGGCAAATAAGCTTGATTGTTGAGAGTGAAATGGGGACGCAAAGAAGGTTTGATCGCCTAAATTGATAAATGGGGTTTGAGATTGACAGATAGAGACGGATTGAAGTGAGAATGAATCACCGTTGCTTGGTAACATAAAAGGTTGCAGCCACAACTACGAAGTTGAAAATCTTAACCTCTCAATTCCTATGACTCATCGCCTAGACCTGATTGCTCCTCACGGAGGACAGTTAATTAATCGGATTGCTACCCCCGAACAAAAGCAGGAATTTCTCGAAAAAGCAGAATTTCTACCCAGAGTTCCCATAGACGATCGCACCGCCTCAGATCTAGTTTTAATCGCTATTGGTGGTTTTAGTCCCTTAACTGGGTTTATGGGTCAAGCCGATTATGACTCTGTAGTCGAAAATATGCGTCTGGCGAATGGATTAGCTTGGTCTATTCCTATTACTCTATCTGTAGATGAGTCAGTCGCAGCGCCTTTAACTGAAGGTAGCTTAATTCGCTTAGATGACTCTAGTGGTAGATTTATAGGGGTGTTGCATCTCACCGAAAAATACACCTACGACAAGAAAAAGGAAGCCCTTAAAATCTATCGTACCGATGAAGAGAAACATCCTGGTGTAATCGTAGTTTATAACCAAGGAACGGTGAATTTGGCTGGTGATGTCTGGCTGCTCGAAAGAGATCCTCACCCCCAATTTCCCACTTACCAAATCGATCCAGCCCAATCGCGAGA
Encoded proteins:
- a CDS encoding pentapeptide repeat-containing protein gives rise to the protein MELQEFLKLYDKGERNFFQIRLTKVNLSEIRLNEIHLIQSSLERAILVASNLHGANLYQSNLTGANLWRTNLQKANLMETNLSQTNSICLQANQADFHKAFLAQAELRLANLLDANLTEANLTNADLRYADLRGANLTGANLTQANLTGAKLKGANLYRACLHKAILSRADLEDTNLQQADLTGVDLRQVDLTKAKVSHPKLVCSSSTFDNKELCGSSKSFN
- a CDS encoding (2Fe-2S) ferredoxin domain-containing protein encodes the protein MSTSRVILVCQNRTCRRQGSAKVLAALQAYAIANLTVKPTGCLGHCGNGPMVVILPEEIWYSGVQPAEVPILIKKAGG
- the ygfZ gene encoding CAF17-like 4Fe-4S cluster assembly/insertion protein YgfZ; this encodes MIEELKQLQSGLGAEFAELSSIPVSFRNDAIAKQAVREGVAICDRSHWGRILVSDGDRLRFLHNQTTNDFQKLHPGEGSDTVFVTPTARTIDLVTAYVLEDAVLLLVSPQTCQKLIGWMDRYIFFADKVKLQDITSTTATFSLIGPQSDSLIRQIGCEALIDRPYATHQLYNFGDLEVRIAVGSGLVSKGYTLIVEASQAGSLWQELVKLGAVPLGDRVWEQLRIEQGRPVPGAELTEEYNPLEAGLWQTISFEKGCYIGQETIARLNTYKGVKLQLWGVRLNAPVVAGTAVMLGSEKIGKLTSYTQTETGHFGLAYIRTKAGGAGLQVQVGEASGELVAVPFVEYLESVEGEIK
- a CDS encoding MFS transporter, with protein sequence MSNNRGSDRPPKRHLGDRSSTKSPHAKWWVMLGVGLGVLMFTVDTSIVNIALPTLVKEFQTSFATIQWVVLSYLLVVTALVLGAARLGDIFGKKKLYLGGLVLFTISSLLCGLAPNVGWLIAFRALQGVGAVTISGLGAAIITEVFPVSERGRALGIIGAVVSLGIASGPSIGGFLIGLSGWESIFFVNVPLGIFATLVVIFNVPDDAKSGRGQTFDWLGTILITGILIAFALGMTYGQERGFLDPLVVGLQAIALVGLLLFLWLESRISQPLLDLKLFRNQQFSFSLLTGFIVFITIAGTIFVIPFFLELVLHYPTQHVGLLLAVSPVIGGIVAPLSGNLSDRFGTKLVSLIGLILMILGCLSISTFNSHMTDLDYILGVTPFGIGFGMFQSPNNSAILGAVAPQRLGIASGLLSLSRTLGQTAGVPLMGALFAFLTLRHGGDNNVTQASSEALVMGVQGTFQAAAAMLSLAVVVVLIRWRIPQER